From a single Acidimicrobiales bacterium genomic region:
- a CDS encoding RidA family protein: MSDTPTPHTLLNPDTLAPARGYTHAVVAAPGRVVAVAGQVAMDASGTVVGDTLVEQFDVALSNVAAALDAAGARPEHVVSMLVFVTAMDEYRAGVRDLGPVWRRHFGRHYPAMALVATPELVEPAAKVEIVTTAVVPG; this comes from the coding sequence ATGAGCGACACGCCGACCCCGCACACGCTGCTCAACCCCGACACGCTCGCCCCGGCCAGGGGCTACACCCACGCCGTCGTCGCCGCGCCCGGCCGGGTCGTGGCCGTGGCCGGTCAGGTCGCGATGGACGCGTCGGGCACGGTCGTGGGCGACACGCTGGTCGAGCAGTTCGACGTCGCCCTGTCCAACGTGGCCGCCGCCCTCGACGCCGCCGGCGCCCGGCCCGAGCACGTGGTCTCCATGCTGGTGTTCGTGACGGCCATGGACGAGTACCGGGCCGGCGTGCGCGACCTCGGCCCCGTCTGGCGCCGCCACTTCGGCCGCCACTACCCGGCCATGGCCCTCGTGGCCACGCCCGAGCTGGTGGAGCCGGCGGCCAAGGTCGAGATCGTGACGACCGCGGTGGTGCCGGGATGA
- a CDS encoding bifunctional salicylyl-CoA 5-hydroxylase/oxidoreductase → MRLAVAGGGPGGLLFAILARRADPAAEVTVLERNGPDDTFGFGVVFSDETLANLRSADPPVFARIEAEFRSWTNIDIHHGDRLLRSGGHGFAAISRHRLLRILADRAREVGATVHHRRPVDGLADPALAGADLVVAADGVNSALRAERADRFGPTLDRGDARFVWLGTTKVFDQFTFLFAETEHGIVQAHCYPYDDRTSTFIVETDPATWRRAGLAESAGVERPPGESDPEALAFAEKVFGQHLDGHAVLGNHSRWLRFTTVTNERWHDGNVVLLGDAAHTAHFSVGSGTKLAMEDAIALSAAVAAHRGDVPAALAAYETERKPAVASLQRAAATSAAWFESVRRYWHLDSEQFAFQLLTRSQRITYDNLRLRDPAFVDGLLHWFWRSTPASRRPPDPATPPMFHPFDLRGLRLPNRVVVSPMAQYCAVDGMPNDWHLVHLGSRAVGGAAMVMTEMTCVSPTGRISPGCTGLWDEAQRDEWARIVEFVHRWTPSRIGLQLGHSGRKGSTKRMWEGEDEPLDDGNWPLISASPIRYKPFNQVPREMTRADMDEVRDQFVRSARFGAEAGFDLLELHAAHGYLLSSFVSPVANRRTDGYGGSLANRMRWPLEVVDAVRAVWPDDRPLSVRISAVDWVEGGTTADDAVEVAAMLAAHGVDAVDVSTGQVHPDQQPRYGRLYQTPFADRIAHEVDVAVMTVGAVSSVDDVNTIVLAGRADLCLLARPHLVDPYWTLNAAIDQGWTGHPWPPQYLSGRTARRREQSAVPPVPRDPR, encoded by the coding sequence ATGAGGCTCGCCGTCGCCGGCGGCGGGCCGGGCGGCCTGCTGTTCGCCATCCTCGCCCGCCGGGCCGACCCGGCGGCCGAGGTCACCGTCCTCGAGCGCAACGGCCCCGACGACACGTTCGGCTTCGGCGTCGTGTTCTCCGACGAGACCCTCGCCAACCTCCGCTCGGCCGACCCGCCGGTCTTCGCCCGCATCGAGGCCGAGTTCCGGTCGTGGACGAACATCGACATCCACCACGGCGACCGGCTGCTCCGCTCGGGCGGGCACGGCTTCGCGGCGATCTCCCGCCACCGGCTCCTCCGCATCCTGGCCGACCGGGCCCGCGAGGTGGGGGCGACCGTCCACCACCGCCGCCCGGTGGACGGCCTGGCCGACCCGGCGCTGGCCGGCGCCGACCTCGTCGTCGCCGCCGACGGCGTCAACAGCGCCCTGCGGGCCGAGCGGGCCGACCGCTTCGGCCCGACCCTCGACCGGGGCGACGCCCGCTTCGTCTGGCTCGGCACGACCAAGGTCTTCGACCAGTTCACGTTCCTGTTCGCCGAGACCGAGCACGGCATCGTCCAGGCCCACTGCTATCCCTACGACGACCGCACGAGCACGTTCATCGTCGAGACCGACCCCGCCACGTGGCGGCGGGCCGGCCTGGCCGAGAGCGCGGGCGTCGAGCGGCCCCCGGGGGAGAGCGACCCCGAGGCGCTGGCGTTCGCCGAGAAGGTGTTCGGCCAGCACCTCGACGGCCACGCCGTGCTCGGCAACCACTCCCGCTGGCTGCGGTTCACGACCGTCACCAACGAGCGCTGGCACGACGGCAACGTCGTCCTGCTCGGCGACGCCGCCCACACCGCTCACTTCTCGGTCGGCTCCGGCACCAAGCTGGCCATGGAGGACGCGATCGCGCTGTCGGCCGCCGTCGCCGCCCACCGGGGCGACGTCCCCGCCGCGCTGGCCGCCTACGAGACCGAGCGCAAGCCGGCCGTCGCCAGCCTCCAGCGGGCGGCGGCGACGAGCGCCGCCTGGTTCGAGTCCGTCCGCCGCTACTGGCACCTCGACAGCGAGCAGTTCGCCTTCCAGCTGCTCACCCGGTCCCAGCGCATCACCTACGACAACCTGCGCCTGCGGGACCCGGCCTTCGTCGACGGCCTGCTGCACTGGTTCTGGCGGTCCACGCCGGCGTCCCGTCGCCCGCCCGACCCGGCCACGCCGCCGATGTTCCACCCCTTCGACCTCCGCGGCCTCCGGCTGCCCAACCGGGTCGTGGTGTCGCCGATGGCCCAGTACTGCGCGGTCGACGGGATGCCCAACGACTGGCACCTCGTCCACCTCGGCAGCCGGGCGGTGGGCGGCGCCGCCATGGTGATGACGGAGATGACCTGCGTGTCGCCCACCGGCCGCATCAGCCCCGGCTGCACGGGGCTGTGGGACGAGGCCCAGCGCGACGAGTGGGCCCGCATCGTCGAGTTCGTCCACCGGTGGACGCCGAGCCGGATCGGCCTCCAGCTCGGCCACAGCGGCCGCAAGGGGTCGACCAAGCGGATGTGGGAGGGCGAGGACGAGCCCCTCGACGACGGCAACTGGCCGCTCATCTCGGCGTCGCCCATCCGCTACAAGCCGTTCAACCAGGTGCCCAGGGAGATGACGAGGGCCGACATGGACGAGGTGCGCGACCAGTTCGTGCGCTCGGCCCGGTTCGGCGCCGAGGCCGGGTTCGACCTGCTGGAGCTGCACGCCGCGCACGGGTACCTGCTGTCGTCGTTCGTGTCGCCGGTGGCCAACCGGCGGACCGACGGGTACGGCGGGTCGCTCGCCAACCGCATGCGCTGGCCGCTCGAGGTCGTCGACGCCGTGCGGGCCGTGTGGCCCGACGACAGGCCGCTGTCCGTGCGCATCTCCGCCGTCGACTGGGTGGAGGGCGGCACGACGGCCGACGACGCCGTCGAGGTCGCCGCCATGCTCGCCGCCCACGGCGTGGATGCCGTCGACGTGTCGACCGGCCAGGTCCACCCCGACCAGCAGCCCCGCTACGGCCGGCTGTACCAGACGCCGTTCGCCGACCGCATCGCCCACGAGGTCGACGTGGCCGTGATGACCGTCGGCGCCGTGTCGAGCGTGGACGACGTCAACACGATCGTGCTGGCCGGGCGGGCCGACCTGTGCCTGCTGGCCAGGCCCCACCTCGTCGACCCGTACTGGACCCTGAACGCGGCGATCGACCAGGGCTGGACCGGGCACCCGTGGCCGCCGCAGTACCTGTCGGGGCGGACGGCCAGGCGGCGGGAGCAGTCGGCCGTCCCGCCCGTGCCCCGCGACCCCCGGTGA
- a CDS encoding enoyl-CoA hydratase family protein produces the protein MTPFRASAPLTERWDSFGFGVEDGVATVTFRRPEKLNALTFDVYADLRDLLAELPHRGDVSVLVLRGEGRAFCSGGDVNEIIGELLRFDARDLLEFTRMTGAVVQRLRELPIPVVAAVQGTAAGAGAVLALASDFRVLASDATFRFLFTKVGLSGGDMGSAWLLPRLVGLGRATEILMFGDPVPAEQALAIGLANRVVEPDELDGATAELARRLADGPTLAYAATKLLVAREQDMDLAAAIEFEAMTQALLMTTKDHAEFHAAFNEGRRPRWTGR, from the coding sequence GTGACGCCGTTCCGGGCCTCGGCCCCGCTCACCGAGCGCTGGGACTCCTTCGGCTTCGGCGTGGAGGACGGCGTCGCCACCGTCACGTTCCGGCGCCCCGAGAAGCTGAACGCGCTCACCTTCGACGTGTACGCCGACCTGCGCGACCTGCTCGCCGAGCTGCCCCACCGGGGCGACGTGTCCGTGCTCGTCCTGCGGGGCGAGGGGCGGGCCTTCTGCTCGGGCGGCGACGTCAACGAGATCATCGGCGAGCTGCTGCGCTTCGACGCCCGCGACCTGCTCGAGTTCACCCGGATGACCGGCGCCGTCGTCCAGCGCCTGCGGGAGCTGCCGATCCCCGTCGTGGCCGCCGTGCAGGGGACGGCGGCCGGCGCCGGCGCCGTGCTCGCCCTGGCGTCGGACTTCCGGGTGCTGGCGAGCGACGCCACCTTCCGCTTCCTGTTCACCAAGGTCGGCCTGTCGGGCGGCGACATGGGGTCGGCCTGGCTGCTGCCCCGCCTCGTCGGTCTGGGCCGGGCCACCGAGATCCTGATGTTCGGCGACCCCGTCCCCGCCGAGCAGGCGCTCGCCATCGGCCTCGCCAACCGCGTGGTCGAGCCGGACGAGCTGGACGGGGCGACGGCCGAGCTGGCCCGGCGCCTGGCCGACGGCCCGACCCTCGCCTACGCCGCCACCAAGCTCCTCGTGGCGAGGGAGCAGGACATGGACCTGGCCGCGGCGATCGAGTTCGAGGCCATGACCCAGGCCCTGCTGATGACGACGAAGGACCACGCCGAGTTCCACGCCGCCTTCAACGAGGGCCGCCGGCCGCGCTGGACCGGGCGATGA